One Palaemon carinicauda isolate YSFRI2023 chromosome 5, ASM3689809v2, whole genome shotgun sequence DNA window includes the following coding sequences:
- the LOC137640858 gene encoding tigger transposable element-derived protein 1-like, which yields MGPKRLSLASGSGSGEKRKKEMLSLDVKQEIIEKPESGVPVSELAKQYGRNMSTISIILKEKEAIEAEEGSGGNAGESSTEPSSDNFKAFRDWFKKFKKQSGIHSAVRHREAASADTKAVADFVKNFERIRLKEGYAEQQMFNCDETGLFGKRCPVEPTSLPKRNDIFDEFKFIKALYIPPNTTSILQPMDQQVILNFKKFYTKHLFKECFNVTQRINLTLREFWKSHFKIVQCLKIIDQAWVGLTRRTLNSA from the exons atgggtcctaaaagactTAGTTtagcaagtggtagtggtagtggtgagaaaaggaagaaggaaatgctttctttagacgtaaagcaggaaattattgaaaaacctGAGAGTGGCGTCcccgtgagtgaacttgctaaacaatatggccgtaatatgtcgacaatCTCGATAATCCTGAAAGAGAAGGAAGCTAttgaagca gaggaaggctctggaggtaatgctggggagagttcaaccgaaccttcctcagacaatTTCAAGGCATTTCGTGACTGGTTTAAGAAATTTAAGAAacagtccgggattcattcagctgttcgccacagagaggctgctagtgcggacacaaaggctgtagCTGACTTTGTCAAAAACTTTGAAAGGATCAGGCTGAAAGAAGGCTACGCAGAGCAGCAaatgtttaattgtgatgaaaccgggctttttggaaaaagatgcccagtcgaacctacatcactgccgaagagaa atgatatcttcgatgaatttaagttcataaaggcgCTGTatattccaccgaataccacctctatcctccagcccatggaccagcaagtcatcttaaATTTCAAGAagttctacaccaagcacctattcaaggagtgctttaatgtcacacaaaggataaacttaactttgcgtgaattttggaaaagccacttcaaaaTCGTGCaatgcttgaagatcatagatcaggcttgggtgggattaactcgacggaccctcaattctgcctag